One genomic region from Macrobrachium rosenbergii isolate ZJJX-2024 chromosome 1, ASM4041242v1, whole genome shotgun sequence encodes:
- the LOC136838880 gene encoding uncharacterized protein, with translation MWNHWNGLEHILIEMIHERECLWKPDDPGYYNRSLKERNIIEIAEFLQLPPYEIKKKWHSMRVYFVKEWKKVEESRRNATSLDEIYKPKFKWFSNMMFIKDVKASFFREDANYGEDELKPSSSSSGSSENRINVVDIKEEENDYHSDHFDQRLLPEVDEANTSGEITYLQDLRERRKRRFEHKSTEVDAKELTPSTSNDNNSGSGEGPRVGVTGNASCPDSNIQERIRPPESCRNGGSSSSSSSSPAMSTIFYLQKHDTFGLSVAEQLRAMSQTQVTVAKLRIQQVLFEVSTLRESTESTYDAG, from the exons ATGTGGAACCACTGGAATGGTTTGGAACACATTCTTATAGAGATGATACACGAACGAGAATGCCTCTGGAAACCTGACGACCCGGGCTACTACAACCGATCCCTGAAGGAGAGAAACATCATCGAAATAGCAGAGTTCCTTCAGCTGCCCCCGTacgaaatcaagaagaaatgGCATTCGATGCGAGTGTATTTcgtgaaagaatggaagaaagtcGAGGAGTCCAGGAGAAACGCCACGTCGCTGGACGAGATATACAAGCCCAAGTTCAAGTGGTTTtcaaatatgatgttcattaagGATGTCAAGGCGTCGTTTTTTCGGGAAGATGCGAATTATGGGGAAGACGAACTGAAGCCATCTTCGAGCAGTTCGGGGTCCTCGGAGAACAGGATAAACGTCGTTGATATAAAG gaagaagaaaacgactaCCACAGCGACCACTTTGACCAACGCCTCCTGCCAGAGGTAGACGAAGCCAACACCAGCGGAGAAATCACTTACCTGCAGGACCTCAGGGAGCGGAGAAAACGCCGCTTCGAGCACAAGAGCACCGAGGTCGACGCCAAGGAACTGACACCGAGCACCAGCAATGACAACAACAGCGGCAGCGGGGAAGGACCACGTGTTGGTGTTACTGGCAACGCCAGCTGCCCTGACAGCAATATCCAGGAAAGAATCAGACCGCCTGAATCTTGTCGCAACGGCggatcatcgtcatcatcgtctTCCTCTCCCGCCATGTCCACCATCTTCTACCTGCAGAAACACGACACTTTCGGACTGAGCGTGGCTGAGCAGCTGAGGGCCATGTCTCAGACTCAGGTCACCGTTGCCAAGTTACGCATCCAGCAGGTGCTCTTCGAGGTGTCAACACTGAGGGAGTCGACAGAGTCGACATACGATGCTGGCTAG
- the LOC136838954 gene encoding uncharacterized protein, with translation MMMMMEARVSAEPLQGLSTSSSSQRNSKHRSVNNNDANKKKKKRRRRRRRTPKSESASEISNAVALGRPTSSCDRARALYSGPPTPVLRPVGAQVPRAPENSTQFIMDDHENSTLFVNFDNFSTPQWEQEPPTSGGEEDPYIGTPSGTPTHPLNRDWFPFNLADFETAYQSAREDKLMAGSTTDLKAAIVALEARAAVLTDALSASPSRLLSTLQAQLLHLQEENAALRYRLNRYHADRSHPQGSSSSSSTDSDSESDSTNSSSDCSESDCDTCAARRQRPVSDDEKENTRPSPLPSTPSQPGVGSTSTP, from the coding sequence atgatgatgatgatggaggccCGAGTATCAGCTGAGCCTCTCCAGGGTCTCTCGACGTCCAGTTCTTCTCAGCGAAATTCAAAACACAGGTCTGTCAATAATAATGACgccaataagaagaaaaagaaaaggcgaaGGAGGCGGAGGCGAACGCCCAAATCGGAAAGTGCAAGCGAAATAAGTAACGCTGTCGCTCTTGGGCGTCCGACATCGTCTTGCGACAGGGCCAGGGCCCTCTATAGTGGCCCGCCCACACCCGTGTTGAGGCCCGTGGGCGCCCAAGTACCTAGGGCCCCCGAGAATAGCACCCAGTTTATTATGGACGATCATGAAAACTCCACATTATTCGTGAACTTCGACAATTTCAGCACCCCCCAGTGGGAGCAGGAACCACCAACTAGCGGTGGGGAGGAGGACCCTTACATAGGGACCCCGAGTGGGACTCCCACGCATCCCCTCAACCGGGACTGGTTCCCCTTCAACTTGGCAGACTTCGAAACTGCCTACCAGAGCGCCCGCGAAGACAAATTGATGGCAGGCAGCACCACCGATCTAAAGGCAGCCATCGTTGCTCTGGAGGCCAGGGCTGCTGTCTTAACAGATGCCTTATCGGCATCTCCCTCTCGGCTCCTGTCAACTCTGCAGGCGCAGCTCCTGCACCTTCAGGAGGAAAATGCCGCATTGCGTTACCGCCTCAACCGTTATCATGCCGATCGTAGTCATCCTCAGGGGTCGTCCTCTTCCTCGTCGACAGACAGCGACTCTGAATCAGATTCAACCAATTCCTCGAGCGACTGTTCGGAGTCGGACTGCGACACCTGCGCTGCTCGCCGTCAGCGTCCGGTATCCGACGATGAGAAGGAGAATACGCGCCCTTCACCCCTTCCTTCCACCCCCTCACAACCCGGGGTAGGAAGCACCTCCACGCCCTGA